In Actinobacillus equuli, the genomic stretch CTGCATTTAGTTTAGAACAAAAAAATGAAATCGGAATTATTGTTTGTTCTGCGTTGAAAAAAAAATATCGTGATCAAATTCGCCAAGGCAATCAAAAGGTGACGTTTATTCATTTACATGGTTCATTTGAGCTTATTTTAGAGCGAATGAAAAAACGCAAAGGCCATTTTATGAAAACAGAAATGCTGAAAAGCCAGTTTGATACGTTAGAAATTCCGCAAGCGGACGAATCTGATGTGATTTCGATTGATATTAGTGGCAGTTTTGAAGATGTAGTGCAACTGTGCGTACAGGCAATTCAAGCTCAGTGATAAAGATAACGGAATGTTGAGTAGAACAAGCGGTCATTTTCTGCAAATTTTTTGCGAAATTTGACCGCTTTTTTATCGCTTAAATCGTTTCACCGATATGAATTTTATAGCCAAGATTGATAACCTCATCTTGTGGCGTTTGGTGATTAATTCGATTTAGTAATTGCTGGGCGGCAACTTTGCCGATTTCAAACCGAGGGGTAATTACGCTCGCCAATTGAGGTGTAATCGATTGACCGACATCGTGTCCGTGAAAGCCGGCAATTGCAATTTGTTGCGGCACTTTAATGCCTAACCGTTGGCATTCGAACAATGCGCCGATCGCCAAATCGTCATTGGTGCAGAAAATGCCGTCGATATTCGGATACTTTTCCAACGCAATGTGTAATTGACGAGCGCCCAACGTAAATGAAGAGGATTCTTCTGTTGCAATAGTATAAGGCGTTAATTTATGTTTTTGCATAGCAAGTTCATAGCCTTGCATCTTTAAACGGGTGCGTTTATCCATTCTTGCCGAAAAATAAACTACTTGGCGACAACCTCGTTTGATCATGGTTTCAACCATGGCTTGAGCTGCAAAAATATTGTCAAAACCGACCGCTTGTTGCTGCCCTTGTTCACTGGTATCCATTATTTCAATCACCGGAATTTTTGCAACTCTTAACATTTTGAGCGTACGCTCACTGTGGTGATTTTCCGATAAAATTAAGCCGTCCACGTGATAAGAAAGGAGTGATTCAATGCGTTGTTCTTCTTTTTGTTCGCTATAGCCGTAGTGGGCGAGCATGGTTTGATAACCGGCTGCATCGGTTACGCTCTCAATCCCTTTTAACACATCGGCAAAAACTTGGTTGGTTAAAGACGGCAGCAACACGCCAATCGCTTTACTT encodes the following:
- a CDS encoding gluconokinase encodes the protein MKSGQSFILMGVSSTGKTTIGSEVARRLGIKLIDGDDLHPRANILKMSQGQPLNDQDRFPWLERINDAAFSLEQKNEIGIIVCSALKKKYRDQIRQGNQKVTFIHLHGSFELILERMKKRKGHFMKTEMLKSQFDTLEIPQADESDVISIDISGSFEDVVQLCVQAIQAQ
- the gntR gene encoding gluconate operon transcriptional repressor GntR, which translates into the protein MSKHKRPTLQDIAEHLGITKMTISRYLRNPSSVAEETGKRIAVAIEQFGYIPNRAPDILSNAKSKAIGVLLPSLTNQVFADVLKGIESVTDAAGYQTMLAHYGYSEQKEEQRIESLLSYHVDGLILSENHHSERTLKMLRVAKIPVIEIMDTSEQGQQQAVGFDNIFAAQAMVETMIKRGCRQVVYFSARMDKRTRLKMQGYELAMQKHKLTPYTIATEESSSFTLGARQLHIALEKYPNIDGIFCTNDDLAIGALFECQRLGIKVPQQIAIAGFHGHDVGQSITPQLASVITPRFEIGKVAAQQLLNRINHQTPQDEVINLGYKIHIGETI